A segment of the Malaclemys terrapin pileata isolate rMalTer1 chromosome 1, rMalTer1.hap1, whole genome shotgun sequence genome:
ctgcaatgagctccaggcCCTTGTCAGTGATACGGACACATTGGCCAATGTTGAGTGTGCGGAGCCCATGCATCTGACGCACCATACGGTTGATGCCCTCATCGCTGATgtggcaggagcagagggagagggaacGCAGCCCATCCAGGCCCTGTGCGATATAGGCTAGGCTCTGGTCCCCCACCTTGTCACAGAAGGAAACATCAAGGCCCGAAAGGCGCAGGCTGCCCATGGCCAGATGCATGATGCCGGTGTCGCTGATGTTGTCGCAGGAGCGCAGGTTGAGGCTGCGCAGGCTGCTCATGTGGGACAGGTGGAGCAGCCCCGCATCTGAAATGCCCCCACAGAAGCTGAGGTTGAGCTGGCGGAGGCGTCCCAGCCCTCGGGCCAGGTGCTTTAGTGAGAGGTcgctcagcttctggcagtcctGCAGCGTGAGCTGCTCCAGGCCCAAGCAGCCCTCAGCTGCACTGCGGGTCATGCCGGCCAGGTGCCCAATGCCCACGTCAGAGAGGTGGCGGCATGAGCGCAGGTTGAGGCTCTTGAGGCGCTGCAAACCCCAGGCGATGAGTAGGAGGCCGGTGTTGGTGATgttgctgcagccgcccagctccAGCACCTCGAGGCCCTTGAGGTACTGGGCGATGCGGCCCAGGCTGCTGTCGGTGATCTGCTTGCAGAGGCTCAGGTTAAGCGCCCGCAGCGAGCCGATCTCCGCCACAAAGGCGTGGCCCAGCCCGTTGTCGGTGAGGTTGTAGCAGCCGCTCAGGTTGAGGCTCTCGATCTCCGCCATGCCCTGGATCACGTAGCTCAGGCTGCGCCGCAGCGACAGGATCTGCACCCGCCGGATGCCCCGCGccgccaggctggggaagagcgAGGGGTTGGCGCGGCGCAGGTGCAGCTTGGCCTCCACGCCCCGCCACACGGAGCGGTGGTAGGCGGCGTCCCGCCAGGCCGTGCACACCTGCGCTGCCCGGCCCTTGTCCCGCACCTCCAGGTACCCGAAGATCATGGCCAGCAGCTCCGGGAACAGACACGAGATGTGCGTCTCCATCGCACACCCGGGCCCGGCCGCCGCTCCCGCCGGGTCCTCGCTGCTCGGCTCCTCCGGGCCGGGCCGGCTGCCGCGCCCGCCGGATCCCCGCTGCTCGGCTCCTCCGGGCCCGGCCAGCTGCCGCTTCCGCTGGGTCCCCGCTGCTCGGCTGTGGCTGCTGCCGGCTCCGGGGCCCTCACATCGCCGCCCCGTGTGACAGGCCAGGGGGACGCTGCTCGCGGaaggggcccggcccggctctggGGCTCCGGCCGTCGCCTCTATCCCCGCTCCGGGCGGGCCGCGCTGCGACCCCCGCGCTGCTGCAGCCGGTGCGGGCGGGCCGCCCCGTGCCGCATTGTGCCGCCTACCCCGGGCGGGGGCTCCCGGAGGCTCCTCTCGGTCCCTGGTGCCGGCTCCGAACCCGCCGCCTCCTTTGTCTCCGAGCCGCCTTCCAAGCCCCGCAGCCCGGGGCCGCCCGCTGCCCCgcgcggggggagaaggggccgcGCCGCCGATACCGACCCCGCCGCTCTGGGCCCAGGCTCCGCGCTGCCGCCGACGGGATCCGCCTGCTTCGCTCCTCCGCGCTGCGCTCGCCGCTGGGCCCAGGCGCCGCGCtgaggccgggggggaggggggagagaaggaggcggCGCTGGGCTGGGTCTGGCGACGGCTGaagccttctcctcccccccagcacaaTGGTACGATCCGGAACACTCCGAGCCGTCACCCTGGAAACAGCGCGGCCCATTCTCTGCGCTCGCGGATTAACCCCTTCCGCGCCGCCCCTGCCGCCTCCCCGGGAACTCCCGGCCGGgaactcccttcccccacagccaacCTAGACCTGGCGCCTCTTCCTCTCCCGGCGGAACCATCCCCCACCGGGCCGCAGCCCAAGCCCCCGCTCCCGTCCGGCCCAGCAGCACCCCCGGGACCCAGACTAGGGGCCTGGACACGGTCACCGAAAGAgccatgcgctgcccctgcctcaaCGCTGGTCTCTGCCCGCAAGTGTCCCCAGAACCCCCGGAGAGCCCCTCCGTCTCTCACGCTGCAGGGCAGCGtgtcacccccccgcccccaacactgCCACTCCTCGCTCCCGGCTGCTGGCAGGTTAAGGTCACAGcttccaacaccccccccccccccccccagcaaggaAACGCCGTAGCCATATGTCTGGGCAACTTCAGCTCAGCTGTAAGGGCCCCAGCCGCCCTGGCTTTGTCTCGATTTGGGAGAACTAGAGCCCTGGTGTAGGCAGGGCAGCTTGTGTCTTAACAGGCCTGGGCCTCTGGGTTTCAACTCGACCAGCAAGCACGTGCTGAAGCACAGCCTGCCCTGTCTGCGCTAGAGTTGTTAGGGGAGGTGCTAGCTAAcatggcctttaaaaaaaacccttttcaccCTTGTCTAGGCCTAATTTCCCATGAAGCTGCATAGGAATATGTGAGCTGAGAGATTTGGTTAATTGTATATCAAGGTGACATTAAACCACAAGGCTGGCTAGTACATTGGCTCCACACTAGGAAGTGAAACAAGGACAGAAATTTGTTTTCAGCAATGGGGCATGTGAACAAATATTGAAAGTGGTGTAAGTGCTAATGTAGACCAGGCAGAGGTCATTAAAAGGCATTTCAAGAAAGAGTGCTCGAGACTTGTATTTGCCCGGTCTTAACAGACTTTTGTGCATTAGTAAACAGTTAACATGGGTGCAGCTGCACTTACGTTAAAAACAGCTTAAGTGCTCGTATAAGCCAGATAAAACttttttcaaaacaatttcaGAAAACAATATTGCCTTTTTCTATTGGAAAAGTACAACAAAATTCCCAGTGGGTCAAGGGAAAGCCTTAGGACTCATTTTTAACACTGTTTTGGTAACTTACTTTTTAGCACATTTAACTAAAACACTAATAAAACTGATCTGATTATTGGAGCCTAGATTAATTTAgataattttttcacatcttagcTCATAGAGCCAAGAAGCTCCTATGAGCCTGGCTGAATTGATAGCactagttttaattattttgtcaGTGTCTCCAGTGTAAAAAAAGGAATTTAAACTGTTCTCAGTACTGATTCTGGGGAGATAATTGGTGAAAACCATTTCACCAATGGTTATTTCACCTAGCATAGACAATTTGCAGTCATAAATTAAGATTACTATGAGAACCATCATTGATGCATTTCCTGATTTGTGTTCACAGCCATAAATTGAACGTTACAGTTTTATATCTGTTTCCCTTGGGACTTTTTGTTTTAGGTAAAAGGGGAGATTATAAAGCTAATCTCTCTCTTGATTTGTGCAGTTCCAGGCTTGACTATTAAATAACAATGAAATAGCTGCAAAACACCCATACTCCTATTGATATTATAAATAATACATTATTCTGTAGTTTATTGATAGCATATTCACTCTAAATTCAGAGGACATTTTGCACTGCACATGTgttaagccatttttaaaaatattaattataataataattattcttTCTGCATGTTTGCTAGGAAACTAGTTCTTGGTGATGAATAGTCACCAGGAAATatatgggccctgatcctgcattcttaTCCACTTACATGATTTCCTATATTAACTTGAGTGGGTTTCTGCATGGCCATATGAAGTCTGTTATAGCAGATTTTACTGGGTGTTTGGGATCTAAACTTGTAAAATTTAACCCATTTTTGTAGTTAttagttgggggaaaaaatcttaggCCCTCATTCTACAATATGCTCATCCTGGGGGGACCGTAACATGAAtgtgcagccccactgaagtcaactgggcTCCTTGTGGCTATTTCCTGTGTGGATCCGtcagcaggatcaggtccttaggtTTTATCTATTTTACACAGGAAAGACTATTTTCTACCCTCTCCCTAATATTAAATATCCTATGTGAATAGATTTTACTCTAAATAAATATAATCCACTTTTCTGTTTAGAGCAATCAGAAAACCTCAGCCGATAAAAGAGATTTTACATAAAGTTGGGAGCAAATTAAAATGGATTGTAATGGGAGTCCTGATACATTAACCATTCCAAGTGCATATCATGGTATATACTATATGGGCCCAATCATGCAACCCTTATTTATAAGAATTGTTTTATTAAAGTCAGAGAAACAACTTGTATGAGATGTCTGCAGGATTGAGCTCTATGCACATTGGGCAAAAGATGAGAGAAACAGAACATGGAATGGTGACATTACGGAATGTTGGGATAGTTGCCTTACATAAGTGGCAAAGCTACAAGTGAGTTATGTGTCATCCTGAACGAATGTCCATGTAACTTTTATATCTTTATATTATAGTGTATTCCGTATATGCCACACTTGTTACAGAAAAAAAACTATCCTATAAatgtttttgtgtattttaattactatttttcaattcctcTACCTTACAAATTAGAGTGGTAGAAAAAACGACCATTGAAGGCCTAAAAAATTACTTAAAACAGTATTTCTATCTGGTATTGGGGTGTCATGATTTTAATATAGGCCATCTGTGACTAACAAAGGCTACAAACAGATGATGCATATTCTTGGAGAGCCTGAAATCTCTTTCTCCCATGGCATGCAGCAAGAATCTTTAAATCCTGGTTGTCCACAGGGTATCAAACCTTTTAAGTCTCTCACGGGTCTAAAATTGACTAATTCTGGGCCTTGGACTGGTTGTAAAATTTAATCCCTGATCCACCATGTTTTAgtaggggggaaaagaaaacatttttatagtaggtttttattttatctaaAGGATGGCTGTTTGGAACCACTcagagttttaaaatatcagTATGCAAGTGGAATGGTCAAAATGCAcaataaatgcaatttatcacatggttTCCTCTGTTTAACCCCTAGTTGCAGAAATAAAGACATTCATGCCATGTTTGTCCTGACCTCATGTGGTACAAATGTTTTTACCACATAGATGGCTAGCACCATCTCCTGATAAACTGCATTTATCAAAAACCTCATAGGCACTCTGACTGCTGATCTATCCCCTGGAACTATTTTTAACATTCCAAACCCTTGAACAACTCCAAACAGTCACTATCTCTTTTTGAAAGGACTTAACGGATAAATgtttcatttcccccccacctcccgatACCCCCAAATTACACTGGTGCAGGCTGGACAGTTTTTATTGGCAGTTGTTCAGGGTGATCTGTATAACTGGATTGTGGCTTCAGCACTTGTGAGTTATTCATGCTGATAAAACTGCACTGTCATGTATTCCATATCTTATATCACATGTGTGGTCATGATATCCATGGACTTTTCTGCAGTTCTTGTCTTAGCCTGTCCCTATTTGTTTCCCTTGCCTCTTAATTCATAGtacaatattctctctctctccttcaggcATGGTTCAAATGAAGCATATAGTAAAGATAGTGAATAAAGGTCTGGTCATAGGTTGTACTCTTAGGGTATCCCTTTGGGGGTGAAGGTGGGTGCCTCTCATCACAGACATCCTTCTCTAGCCTCATGTGTCTCTGTAGAGCCAGTTTAAGGTGCAGAGTGTGATTCTCTGACCAAAGTCCTGGGGGAGAGGAAAGCAACCCTTTATTAGGCATTAAGCAGTCCAAAAAAAAGGTAAGGGCAAACTAAATAATGCTCCATAAAACAATCTGGACTCCCCCAGCGGTTCCCCAAAAGATAAGAGGTCAGTAGTGTCCGTGAAGGGAGTTTGGGCCACTCACTCTCTTGTGTCCAATAGGACCCAGGCTGGGCACCCTGCAAACAAaaggggaaacaaagggaagaagGTCTCCCTCTACATCTTCAGAGGGTTCAGGTGGCAGATGCTTTTCAGCAGCTTTGTGGGTAAGCAGCCCCTATTCTATGGGGCTAGAGAGCTCTGGCTCTGCTTCCCTCTGAATGCCATCCTGCCCCAGGCTTGGATCCTCCTTTCTAAGGAGACTCCCTTTCCAGATTTGACAGGCCTCATAGGTATGCCAGGTTGGGCTGATTGTGCCCAGAGGAGCTCTTTGACCCCTTATTGATGGGAGGAAATGTGTCCCACTACATATCCCTGTGCTCTTTCCCTGCTTTCACTCCAAGTGATAGAGCTCCAACCAGGGATATGGAAAAAATCATCCTGAATTTAGCCACAGAAATTTCCCAATTGATACTAGCTCTCTTGCCAGTGCATGGTGGCTGCTGTGATTCCAAGGGAATGATGGCACCTATTAAACTATTGGCAGCTATTAAAACAATAATGTTCTGCAAACCCTTTTCTTCCTTTTGCTCTCTATCACTCCCATTGAACCCTAATCCAGCTCCTAAAGCAATGTattccccaccccacctagcTGACACTAATCCAGCCCCTAAACTAACTTCCTGATAAGCTCCATTCCCTCTGACCCAGCTCCCTATAATGATGTTTCCATCTTCCTTGCTTCTCTTCTAACATTCagtttttcctttcctcttcccttcAGTCACCAAGCCCCAACTATTGAAGGGCAGTCATTTGATTCAAAGGGCCAGCAGCTTTCCCCAAAAGAGCAGAGAAACCtgcaggagtctctctctctctcacacacactcactcactcacactctctctctctgtggtgggtataataggccagggacaCCTGGGCCGCAGTGGCCCCGGCCCTTCCCCAAGACCCCCACCAGCTTCTCCACTCCACACCCTCTCCTGTCCTCGCTTCTCGCCGTGTCCCTCCTCCTAGGGATGGAGGAGTGAGAAGGGATGCGGAGGGCTGGTGGACTGAGCAGACTCAGCCGGGCACTGGGGCCTGCGGCTCAGCAGGGGAGCAGGACCTTCAGGGGCAGGACAAGCTGGTGTTAGGGGGACGGCAGCTTGGCCTGTCCTGACTGtggcaggggggctggcagctCAGCCCGGCAGGCACTTGGGGTccgggggatgggaggggtcGGCGGCTCGGCCTGGCACTGGGGGAGGTCAGCAGCTCAGCTCGGACTTGACCGGTGCTGGGGAAGGCCGGCGGCTCGACTCAGTACAGCGCGGCGGGAGGGTGGCGGCAGCTGCTCAGCCCGAtgtggctggggtgggtgggccAGGCCTCCTCCAGTCGCAGGGGCCCCTCAGAGTCAGGGCTTCTCCTTTTCTGGGAGTGGTTTGGGGCTCCGGCAGGGCCTTGGACAGGGGGGCAGGGCCGATGGGCTTGCCTCCCAAAGCAGGGGTTCACCCGCTGCCCACgtgcgcgcgcacgcacacacacagatgtaGGAGTTTAGCTGAGTTTCTGTGATTAGTTGATGTTAACTTTAACTTTTCTATCTCTTGAGATTTCCCCCCATGGATATTTGTTCTCTAAGCGTGGGACATTTCTGCAAGGCCCAGTGTATACTGAGGAAATTTCCCTCAATTTTAATTGGCTTGAAAAACCAGATAAACCAAATTTAAAGCTGGCTGGAATTGTAGCATAGACCGCACTCCAGGTGGCCTGAGCTGTCTTTAGCAAACCAATTTCAGAACTTCCTTCAGCAGGTTTCACCTGGAGTCTAGTCTATGCTATGGCTGCAAGTGGTTTTAAAGT
Coding sequences within it:
- the FBXL14 gene encoding F-box/LRR-repeat protein 14: METHISCLFPELLAMIFGYLEVRDKGRAAQVCTAWRDAAYHRSVWRGVEAKLHLRRANPSLFPSLAARGIRRVQILSLRRSLSYVIQGMAEIESLNLSGCYNLTDNGLGHAFVAEIGSLRALNLSLCKQITDSSLGRIAQYLKGLEVLELGGCSNITNTGLLLIAWGLQRLKSLNLRSCRHLSDVGIGHLAGMTRSAAEGCLGLEQLTLQDCQKLSDLSLKHLARGLGRLRQLNLSFCGGISDAGLLHLSHMSSLRSLNLRSCDNISDTGIMHLAMGSLRLSGLDVSFCDKVGDQSLAYIAQGLDGLRSLSLCSCHISDEGINRMVRQMHGLRTLNIGQCVRITDKGLELIAEHLSQLTGIDLYGCTRITKRGLERITQLPCLKVLNLGLWQMTESEKVR